Proteins encoded in a region of the Orcinus orca chromosome X, mOrcOrc1.1, whole genome shotgun sequence genome:
- the LOC101283862 gene encoding signal recognition particle 9 kDa protein: MPQYQTWEEFSRAAEKLYLADPMKARVVLKYRHSDGSLCIKVTDDLVCLVYRTDQAQDVKKIEKFHSQLMRLMVAKESRSVAMETD, from the coding sequence ATGCCACAGTACCAGACCTGGGAGGAGTTCAGTCGCGCAGCGGAGAAGCTCTACCTCGCAGACCCTATGAAGGCACGTGTGGTTCTCAAATATAGGCATTCTGATGGGAGTTTGTGTATTAAAGTAACAGATGATTTAGTTTGTTTGGTGTATAGAACAGACCAAGCTCAAGATGTAAAGAAGATTGAGAAATTCCACAGTCAACTAATGCGACTTATGGTGGCCAAGGAATCCCGCAGTGTTGCCATGGAAACAGACTGA